One region of Hoeflea sp. 108 genomic DNA includes:
- a CDS encoding peptide chain release factor 3, with protein sequence MAEDIEKAVARRRTFAIIAHPDAGKTTLTEKLLLFGGAIQLAGEVKAKKDKIQTRSDWMKIERERGISVVTSVMTFEYGDNVFNLLDTPGHEDFADDTYRTLSAVDSAVMVIDAAKGIEPRTLKLFEVCRLRDIPIITFVNKMDREARNTFEILDEIEEKLALDTAPITWPIGQGKTFSGTYHLAENAVRHGDDEKERTPVHGPDSNRAAGLLPDNDRPAFIEELELAREACRPFDLQAFREGHLTPVYFGSALRNFGVRDLIEALGDFGPAPRAQEADTRKVEATEEKMTSFVFKIQANMDPNHRDRIAFVRVCSGELKRGMKAKLVRTGKQMSLSAPQFFFARSRITADEAYAGDVVGIPNHGTLRIGDTLTEGEDILFRGVPNFAPEILRRVRLGDAMKAKKLKEALQQMAEEGVVQLFQPEDGSPAIVGVVGALQIDVLKERLNVEYTLPVDFEMSRFSVCRWISADDKADLQRFVESHRGDIARDLDNDPVYLAQHEFSLNYEAERWKMIRFAAIKDYQVRT encoded by the coding sequence ATGGCTGAAGACATCGAAAAGGCGGTGGCGCGCCGCCGTACTTTCGCGATCATCGCGCACCCTGACGCCGGCAAGACGACGCTGACCGAAAAGCTGCTGCTGTTCGGCGGCGCGATCCAGCTCGCCGGCGAGGTCAAGGCCAAGAAGGACAAGATCCAGACGCGCTCGGACTGGATGAAGATCGAGCGTGAGCGCGGCATCTCGGTCGTCACCTCGGTGATGACCTTCGAATATGGCGACAACGTCTTCAACCTGCTCGACACGCCCGGCCACGAGGACTTCGCCGACGACACCTATCGCACGCTGTCGGCTGTCGACAGCGCGGTCATGGTCATCGACGCCGCCAAGGGTATCGAGCCACGCACGCTGAAGCTGTTCGAGGTCTGCCGCCTGCGCGACATCCCGATCATTACCTTCGTCAACAAGATGGACCGCGAGGCCCGCAACACCTTCGAGATCCTCGACGAGATCGAAGAGAAGCTGGCGCTCGACACCGCTCCGATCACCTGGCCGATCGGCCAGGGCAAGACCTTCTCCGGCACCTACCACCTCGCCGAGAACGCCGTGCGCCACGGCGACGATGAGAAGGAGCGGACGCCGGTGCATGGCCCGGATTCCAACCGCGCCGCCGGCCTTCTGCCCGACAACGACCGCCCAGCCTTCATCGAGGAGCTGGAGCTGGCGCGCGAGGCCTGCCGGCCGTTCGACCTCCAGGCCTTCCGCGAAGGCCATCTGACGCCTGTCTATTTCGGCTCGGCGCTCAGGAATTTCGGCGTCCGCGACCTGATCGAGGCTCTGGGCGATTTCGGTCCGGCGCCGCGCGCCCAGGAAGCCGACACTCGCAAGGTCGAGGCGACGGAAGAGAAGATGACGTCGTTCGTCTTCAAGATCCAGGCCAACATGGATCCCAATCACCGCGACCGTATCGCCTTTGTCCGCGTCTGCTCGGGCGAGCTCAAGCGCGGCATGAAGGCCAAGCTGGTGCGCACCGGCAAGCAGATGAGTCTGTCGGCGCCGCAGTTCTTCTTCGCCCGCTCGCGCATCACCGCCGACGAAGCCTATGCCGGCGACGTCGTCGGCATCCCCAACCACGGCACGCTGCGCATCGGCGACACGCTGACCGAGGGCGAGGACATCCTGTTCCGAGGCGTGCCCAACTTCGCGCCCGAAATCCTGCGCCGCGTCCGTCTAGGCGACGCGATGAAGGCCAAGAAGCTCAAGGAAGCGCTGCAGCAGATGGCCGAGGAAGGCGTGGTGCAGCTGTTCCAGCCCGAAGATGGCTCGCCGGCCATCGTCGGCGTCGTCGGCGCGCTGCAGATCGATGTGCTCAAGGAGCGTCTCAACGTCGAGTACACACTGCCCGTCGACTTCGAGATGTCGCGCTTCTCCGTTTGCCGCTGGATCAGCGCCGACGACAAGGCCGACCTGCAGCGCTTCGTTGAAAGCCATCGCGGCGACATCGCCCGCGATCTCGACAACGATCCGGTCTATCTCGCCCAGCACGAGTTCTCGCTCAACTACGAGGCCGAGCGCTGGAAGATGATTCGTTTCGCCGCGATCAAGGACTATCAGGTCCGCACGTAG
- a CDS encoding DUF1513 domain-containing protein yields MRTPLFDRRDFLKAAGTTFLMSLAPAKRALALETDAMFATAYQARTGEYGVAVMSEAGKILHSVALPERGHDVTFDPISRKSVVFARQPGTFMLVFDHTGRDQPLTIPSIAGRHYYGHGVFSPDGALLYVTENDFDNAAGMVGVYDARDGFRRTGEFPTHGVGPHELILLGDGRTLAICNGGIETHPDFGRAKLNIPTMKPSFVLVDRVSGDLLEKHELPEKLHQLSIRHMDIDAEGTVWFGCQHEGPASERPLLVGRARRGEELSMLEMPDDILGGFRNYIGSVAANRDAGLVAVSSPEGNAWAMIEAKTGKVMAKNDLVEVCGLAPDRDGFLATTGGGLIVAPDGEQAERPDYVWDNHMLRI; encoded by the coding sequence GCTCGAAACCGACGCTATGTTCGCCACCGCTTACCAAGCGCGCACCGGCGAGTATGGCGTCGCGGTGATGTCCGAGGCGGGCAAGATCCTGCACAGCGTCGCTTTGCCCGAGCGCGGACATGACGTGACCTTCGATCCCATCTCGCGCAAGTCGGTGGTCTTTGCCCGCCAGCCCGGCACCTTCATGCTGGTCTTCGACCACACCGGCAGGGACCAACCGCTGACCATTCCGAGCATCGCCGGCCGCCATTATTACGGCCATGGCGTGTTCTCGCCCGACGGGGCGCTGCTCTATGTGACCGAGAACGATTTCGACAACGCGGCCGGCATGGTCGGCGTCTATGACGCCCGCGACGGCTTCCGCCGCACCGGCGAATTCCCGACCCATGGCGTCGGCCCGCACGAACTGATCCTGCTCGGCGACGGCAGGACACTTGCCATCTGCAATGGCGGCATCGAGACCCACCCGGATTTTGGTCGCGCCAAACTCAACATCCCGACCATGAAGCCGTCCTTCGTGCTGGTCGACCGCGTATCCGGCGACCTCCTCGAAAAGCACGAATTGCCCGAGAAGCTGCACCAGCTGTCGATCCGGCACATGGACATCGACGCCGAGGGCACCGTCTGGTTCGGCTGCCAGCACGAGGGTCCGGCGAGCGAAAGGCCACTTCTGGTCGGCCGTGCCAGGCGCGGCGAGGAACTTTCCATGCTGGAGATGCCAGACGACATCCTCGGCGGCTTCCGCAACTATATCGGCTCAGTGGCGGCAAACCGCGACGCCGGGCTGGTTGCCGTCTCGTCGCCGGAAGGCAACGCATGGGCGATGATCGAGGCGAAGACCGGCAAGGTGATGGCCAAGAACGATCTGGTCGAGGTCTGCGGGCTTGCGCCCGACCGCGACGGCTTTCTAGCTACAACCGGCGGCGGCCTCATCGTCGCCCCCGACGGCGAGCAGGCAGAGCGTCCAGACTATGTCTGGGACAACCACATGCTGCGCATCTGA
- the phnN gene encoding phosphonate metabolism protein/1,5-bisphosphokinase (PRPP-forming) PhnN: MMVSALIERELTRVGSPVRNGVFVAVVGPSGAGKDTLIAYVRDRLTDDDHVEFARRVITRNSDGATEDHDTLEDAAFVEAEAAGAFALSWEAHGLRYGIPAAVDEAISNGHVVVANTSRGIIPALRDRYANVAVVEISASPDILATRLAARGRESRGEVLARLARTVAHDLSGPGHVQIDNSGSPEIAGEKFLAVLRKAVAYSDVSGLV; encoded by the coding sequence ATGATGGTTTCAGCATTGATCGAGCGTGAATTGACCCGGGTGGGCTCTCCTGTGCGCAACGGCGTGTTTGTCGCCGTGGTCGGGCCGAGCGGCGCCGGCAAGGACACGCTGATTGCCTATGTGCGCGACCGCCTGACCGATGACGACCATGTCGAGTTCGCCCGCCGCGTCATCACGCGCAACAGCGACGGCGCCACCGAAGATCATGACACGCTTGAAGACGCTGCCTTCGTCGAGGCTGAAGCCGCCGGCGCCTTTGCGCTGTCGTGGGAGGCGCACGGCCTGCGCTACGGCATCCCGGCTGCCGTCGACGAAGCCATTTCCAACGGCCATGTCGTCGTTGCCAACACCTCGCGCGGCATCATTCCGGCGCTGCGCGACCGTTACGCCAATGTCGCTGTGGTCGAGATATCGGCATCGCCCGACATTCTCGCGACGCGGCTCGCCGCACGCGGACGGGAATCGCGGGGCGAGGTGCTGGCGCGCCTTGCCCGCACCGTGGCGCACGACCTCAGCGGCCCGGGCCATGTGCAGATCGACAATTCCGGCTCACCCGAGATCGCCGGCGAGAAGTTCCTCGCCGTGCTGCGCAAGGCCGTCGCCTATTCGGATGTCTCCGGGCTCGTCTGA